CGGCACCCGGCCGAGCCAGCTCCCGTCTTCCTGACGCGTCAGGGCGGCGGGGCCGGCGGCAACCGCCGCGTCGGTGCTCGTGTCCCGTACGTACGATCGAGGGGCGCGCAGCGAGCCGGTTGTCGCGCGGAACAGCGCGGCGAAGGTGGCCGTGTCGTTCTTCGGGTTCCGGTCCCCGGTCGTGACGCCGATCTGCCCACCAGGGGTGATCATCGGGTACGTCCGGGTGGTGGTGAACACCTGGAAGTCGACGGTGAACCTCCGCCGCTCGCCCCGTTGCAGCGGGCCACCAGGGACCTGGCAGTAGATCGTCCGGGCTGGCTGGGCCACGCCGTAGGAGCAGGGGTCTGCCGGGTCCAGTCCGGCGAAGGCGCCAGGGACCGGCTCGGTGATCGTCAGGTCGAGGTAGGACGCCTCGGGGCCGCGATAGGTGACGGTCACCGGAAGGCTGCCCGCGTACCCCCGGTCGGTCGGCTCGAGCACCAGCCGCCCGACGGAGATCGCCGTGTCGCGTGGGGCGGCGACGGCCGTCCCGGGCAGACCGGTCAGCGCAACCGCCGCGCCCAGGGCGCCGGCCACCAGTCTGCGGGTCATGGTTCTGGTCATCTTCGTTGCTCCGTTCCCCGTCGTGCCGCCCTCCGTTCACCCGGGTGGCGGTGATGCGAGCAAGACACCTGAAGCGACCCACGACGGTTGCGGGGGGAGCCAACCGCCGAGTTGTCAGAAGCGCGACAGTTCATCGCCACCAGCGTGCGTTCGTCGGCCTGCTGCGACGCCCGTCCTGGTGACCGGTGGGGTGGCGGCCACGCCGCCACCCCACCGACCCCTCACCGGTACGCGATCGTGTCCTCGTTGTTCCCGAGGTCAGGGTCGATCAGGTAGTGCCCACCGGGCCCGGAGGCCATGCCGCGCACCGTCGCCGTGCCCGGTGTCAGCTCGGCGCCCGGGGGCAGCCGCACGCCGAGGTCCACCGTCAGCTCGCCGTTCGCCTCGATCGGACCGAGTCGGCAGCGCAGCGGGGAGCGGTACTTCCCGACGTCCGGCCCGCAACCGGACCAGGCGGGGCCGTCCGGCGTGAGGGAGGCCGGCAGTTCCAGTTCGAGGGAGACCTCGTCGACGTGCCGGTCCCCGACGGCGCGGACCCGCACCTGGACCGCGCCGACCCGGGAACCGTCGGCGGGGTCGTCGGCCAGGACGAGATCCTTCGCGGTCACCGCCAGGTTCGTGGAGTACGGGTTCGGGCCGAACGAGGTGGGGCCCTCGACCTGCGAGAACCGCTCGCCCGTCCAGCGGTACCCGCGCCACTGCCGCTGCGACCACTCGCCGGGCCACCCGCCGCCCGGGGGCAGGTCGGCCACCTCCACCCGGACGATGCCGTCGGAGCGCCCGTCCAGCGCTGTCAACCACTGCGGCTTCTCGAGGGCGGTGGCCACCACCCGGCCGATTGTGACGATCCTGCCCGCCTCATCCCGGTCGAACGCGACGACCTGCTGCGGTCCACGGGTGCCGAACGAGCACTGCAGCATGGCCACCGTCTCGGTCGCGCCGTCGCCGTCGACGTCGGCGTAATCGATCGCCTCGAGGGCGTTCGTCCCCTCCTTGGCGGTGGCCGGGTCGCCGGACAACCGGGCGCCGCTGACCGGGCAGCCGGCTGGTCCCGGTCGCCAGGCCGGCAGGTCCACCCGTGCGGCGAGCAGTTGGGCGCGGCTGATCCGCCCATCCGGAGCGATGACCCGCGTGGGGCTGGCGGTGGTCACCGAGGGTGCCGCGGTGGGGCTCGGCGAGCCGTTCGGCGTGGGACTCGCGGTCAGGCCGGGGGTGGGATCCACCGGTCCCGGTGGCTGATCGGGGCGATCCAGGGCCGCGTACCCGACCGCCGGGCCGCCCAGCAGCGCGATCGCCACCGATGCGGCCGTGGCGCGGTGACGCCGCCGGCGGCGGCGAACCGTCCGCCGGACCTCCGCGGGCCCCGGCACCTCGATCTCGGCCAGCAGCACGTTGCGGTACCGGTTGAACTCCCCGGCGAGGTCGACGTTCTCCAGCTCAGGCATTTTCCGCCCCCTCCGTGGTGTCGCGCAGATACCCGGCGAGCGTCGTCCGGCTCCGGTGCAGCCAGGATTTGACGGTGCCCTCGGCGACCCGTTCCTGGGCCGCGATCTCGGCCACCGTCAGGTCGGCGAGATAGTGCAGCACCACGGCCCGGCGCTGGCGTGGCGGCAGCTTCGCCAGCGCGGCGTCGAGCGCCACCCGGTCCGGCGTCGGTCCCGCGACGTGCGTCTCCCGCTGCCGCAGCAGGTAGGCCTGCGCGGTACGCAGCCGTCGCCACCGGTTGTGGCCGAGGTTCCAGGCCACCCTGCGGACCCAGGCCAGCGGGTCGTCGTAGCCGGCCAACCGGTTCCACTGCGCGAACGCCTTGCAGAATGCCTCCTGAACCAGGTCCTGCGCGTGGCCGCGGTCCCCGGTGTAGGCGGTGAGCTGGACCACGAGGCCCCGATAGTGGGCGTGGTAGAAGTCGTCGAAGCTCATCTCGGCCCGACCGGGCGCGGTGTCCTGAAGGCGGTCCGGTGGAGGTTCACCCGCCCGAACGTCTCTCGTCACGCTCACTCGCTCTCCCCCGTCGTGTACCGGCATCGGGCATCCCGACAGATGTGACACACCGCGCCGCCGGGGAAGGTTGCGACTGCCGGAAAGCCGACTGTGCCACGGCTCGCATCGATTGGGGCGGATCCGCACCCCGACGTGTCGGGGCCGGACGCTGGCCTGCGCCGAGCGGCCACCCGGCCGCGTCCGGCCGCTGTGGTTGACTGTCTGACGGGGGACAGGAAGGGGACGCTCGTGCAGCTGCCGGCAGTGCTCGGCGAGCCGATCCGGTTCGTGCTGAACTGGGGCCGCCGCTACTCGCTCTGGGTCTTCAACTTCGGCCTGGCCTGCTGCGCGATCGAGTTCATCGCCACCAGCATGGGTCGGCACGACTTCATCCGGCTCGGCGTGATCCCGTTCGCCCACGGCCCCCGGCAGGCAGACCTGATGGTGGTCTCCGGCACGGTGACCGACAAGATGGCCCCGGCGATCAAGCGGCTCTACGACCAGATGCCGGAGCCGAAGTACGTCATCTCGTTCGGCGCCTGCTCCAACTGTGGTGGCCCGTACTGGGACTCGTACTCGGTGACCAAGGGCGTCGACCAGATCATCCCTGTCGACGTCTACGTGCCCGGCTGCCCGCCCCGGCCGGAGGCGCTGCTGCACGGCATCCTGCGCCTCCAGGAGAAGATCGCCGCCGAGCAGTCCGGCCTCGGTGGGGTGTCCCGGCCGGATCTGCTCGCCGCGCCGGTGGACGCTTCGCCCCGCGACGGCGCCGCCCCGCGCTCCGTCGACTCGCTCACCGCCCCGCCGGTCCGCCCACCCGCCGCCGGCTGACGTCCACGCCCGCATCGGCCCGTCGGCCGAGCGGACCAGTCGGTCGTCTGACGCCCCGGGTGGTCCGGGCGAGCTAGCCTGCGCACCATGAGCAACTCCGTGGACCAGCGGTCAGCCCACATCGTCGCCGTGCTGACCGAGGAGTTCGGCGCGTCCATGGCGATCGACCCGGCCGCCTTCCGCCGCAAGTTCCGCAAGATGGCCGCGTCACCCTTCGCCTTCTACCGGGGCAGCGCCGCCCTGTTCTACGCCGACCAGCGCGGCGACTTCGCCGACGACCGGTTCCTGGACGAGCGGACCAGCCGGGTGTGGATCCACGGCGACCTGCACGCGGAGAACTTCGGCACCTACATGAACGCGTCCGGGCAGTTGGTGTTCAACGTCAACGACTTCGACGAGGCGTACGTCGGGCCGTTCACCTGGGACCTGCGACGGTTCGCGGCCAGCGTCGCGCTGCTCGGCTACAGCAAGGCGCTCTCCGACACGGTGATCGGCGAGCTGGTGGCCGGCTTCGCCGGGTCGTACCTGACCGAGTTGCGGGCGATCGCCGCTGGCGGGGACGACGCCATCGGATCGATCACCCTGGACAACGCGGACGGGGTGCTGCGCCGGGTGCTCCAGCAGGCCCGGCTCAACACCCGGGTCGACCTGCTCGCCGAGCAGACCACCGTCGACAACTACGAGCGGCGCTTCTCGGTCGGCGACGGGGTCTTCGAGGTCGACGGGGACACCCGCGAGAAGGTGCTCGCCGCCTTCGAGGAGTACCTGGGCACGCTGCCCGCCGCCTCGGCCCGGCTGCGTCCGGTGGCGGCGCGGATCAAGGACGTGGTGCTGCGCAAGGGGGTGGGCATCGGCTCGGCCGGGCTGCCGTCGTACAACCTGCTGCTGGAGGGCCACACCCAGGCACTGGAGAACGACGTCGTCATCTACATGAAGCAGGCGCAGGTGCCGGCGGTGGCCCGGTACGTGTCCGACGAGTCGGTGCGCGGCTACTTCCAGCACCAGGGTCACCGGACCGCCGAGTCGCAGCGGGCGTTGCAGGCGCACGCCGACCCGTGGCTCGGCTTCACCGAGCTGGACGGGGCCGGCCAGTTGGTCGCCGAGGTCTCGCCGTACGCCGCCGACCTGGACTGGTCCGACGTCAACGAGCCGGAGGAGCTGACCGGGGTGCTCGCCGACCTCGGCCGGGCGGTGGCGCGGATGCACTCGGTCGCCGACGACGAGTCCAGCCACGACCTGGTGGACTACTCCACCGAGGAGGCGATCGTGGCCGCCGTGGAGACCGACGAGCGGGGCTTCGTCACCCACCTGGTGAAGTTCGCGCACGCGTACGGGCTGCGCGCCCGGCAGGACCACCAACTCTTCGTGGACCTGTTCCGCAACGGCCGGCTACCCGGCATCTGACCGGCCCGCCCACCGCTCAGACCCCGAACTCCAGCACCACCTTGATGTCGTCCGGCTCGGGCGTGTACGCCTCGGCGTACCGCTCGACCTGCACGCGCCGGGTGAGCAGCGACTCCAACCAGGGCTGCTCGGCGCGGCTGAGCGCCTGAGCGGCCATGCTCCAGTGCCGCCGGTTGGCGTTCACCGAGCCGAAGACCACGTTGTTCTCCAGCACCAGCGCCCGGTTGAGCGCGCCGGCGTCGAAGTCGATGGTCCGGCCGCCGCTGGACACCCCGGCCAGGCAGACGATCCCGGTCTGGCCCGCCTTGCACATCACGTCGATGACCACGCTCGGGGCGCCGGTGCACTCGACCACCACGTCCGGCTCGAAGGGCAGGTCGTTGACCGGCACCGTGTGGTACGTGGCGCCCAGCGCGGCGACCAGCTCCGGCTTCGGCCCCGAGGTCGCCCGGTCCAGCACGTGCACGGTGAGCCCGCGCTGGGTGGCGAGCAGCGCGGCCAGCAGCCCGATCGGCCCCGCCCCGGTCACCAGGACCGTCTGCGGCTCCCACTCGGCCCGGTGCCCGATCCGCTCGATGTGGTCCCACGCCTTGGCCACCACGCTGGTCGGCTCGAGCAGCACGCCGACCCGGGCCAGCGCCGGGTCGAGCCGGACCGCGAAGCGTGGCTCGATCCGCCAACGGTCGCGGGCGAACCCCGGCAGCGCCTTGATGCCGTGCTCGGTGAACTGTCCGTTGCGGCACATGTCCCACTCGCCGGCAGCGCAGTTGGGGCAGGGCACCGGATCGGGGTGTCGGACGATCCCGGCCACCAGGTCACCGGGTTGAAAGGCGCCACTCGGGTCTTCCAGCACCCGGCCCAACGACTCGTGCCCGATGATCAGGCGGTCCGAGCCGGGCGGCGCCTCGCCGTACTGCCCATCGAGGATCTCGTGGTCGGTGCCGCAGATCCCCACCGCCAGCGCCTGGACCAGGACGGCGCCCTCCCCGGGCGCCGGCTCGGGTTGATCCTCGACGAGGCTCAGCGAGTTGGCGACTCCGGGTTTCACAGTGACAGCGCGCACGCCCTCATCTTTCCCCGCCCGGCACCGGGTCGTCCCCCAAAGCCGGCAGATCGTCGGGCACCTCGGCTCCACCTCGGCCCGGACGGTGACTTCCACACAGGCCCTAGGATCAGCGGCATGACTCCCGAAGAGGTCGGCGCTCGGCTGGTCGCGCTGCTCGCGCCGGTCGAGGCGACCCCGTCGGTCTCCGGCGGGCAGCGGTACGCCCGGGCCACCGTCGACGTTCCGCCGGCGAACTGGCCGGACGCGCTGCGCGCCGCCCGCGACGACACCGAGCTGGCCTGCGACTTCTTCGACTGGCTTTCCGCCGTGGACGAGCTGGCCGAGGGCTTCGACGTGGTGGCGCACCTCTGGTCGACCCGGCTGCGGCACGGCGTGCTGCTGCGCACCCGGCTGCCGCGGGGCGAGGCCACGGTGGCTTCGGTGGTCGACGTCTATCCGGGCGCCGCGTGGCACGAGCGGGAGACGCACGAGATGTTCGGCATCGGCTTCGCCGGCCACGGGGAACTGCGACCGCTGCTGCTGCCGCCGGAGTTCGAGGGCCATCCGCTGCGCAAGGAATTCGTGCTCGCCTCCCGGGTGGCCAAGCCCTGGCCCGGTGCGAAGGAACCGGGCGAGTCCGAGGCCGGCGGTGGCCGCCGACCGATCCGGCCGCCGGGCGTGCCCGCTCCGGGCGAGTGGGGCACCACACCCACCCCGGCCGGAGCCGGCGGGGCGGGGGAGGGCCCGCGCGGCGGCACCCCGGCCAGACCGGCGGGTGAGCGGCCGGCGCGGCCCGCCCCGGGGGCCCGTCCGGCGCGTACTCCCCGGCCGGCCGGCACCGCCGACGGCCCGGCCGTGCCGGACCAGCCCGCGCCCGGCGCGAGCCCGGGCGGCCCGGTCGCGGACCCGCCGGCGCGCGGCGAACGGACCGACGACGACGGGGGTACGGCCTGATGCCGCTCTGGGTGGAGCTGGTGCTGCGGGTGGGCGGCGTGCTTGTCGCGTTCCTGACCCTGCCGTTGCTGGTGGGGCAGGCCGAACACAAGGTGATGGCGCACATGCAGGGCCGGCTCGGCCCGATGTACGCGGGCGGCTTCCACGGCTGGGCGCAGCTCGTGGCCGACGGGGTCAAGTTCGTGCAGAAGGAGGACATCACGCCGCGCGAGGCGGACCGGACCGTGTTCCGGCTGGCGCCGGCGGTGGCCCTGGTGCCCTACCTGCTGGTGCTGCTGGTCATCCCGCTCGGCCCGAACGACCTGGTCGGGCAACCGTTGGACATCGGCCTCTTCTTCGTGCTGGCAGTGGTCGGCGTCGGGGTGGTGGCGGTGCTGATGTCGGCGTGGGCGTCGGCCAACAAGTACAGCCTGCTGGGCGGATTGCGCGGGGCGGCCCAGCTGCTCGGTTACGAGCTGCCGCTGGTGCTGGCCGCCGCGTCGGTGGCGATGGCGGCCGGCACGCTCAGCCTGTCGGGCATCGTCGAGGCGTGGCAGCCGTGGTGGCTGATCTGGCAGGCGCCCGCGATGATCATCTTTTTCGTCGCCGGGCTGGCCGAGATCCGGCGGCCACCGTTCGACATGCCGGTGGCCGACTCGGAGCTGGTCTTCGGCTACATGACCGAATACACCGGCCTGCGGTTCGCGTTCTTCCTGCTTGCCGAGTACGTCGGCATCGTGGTGATCGCCGCGCTGACCACTGTGCTGTTCCTCGGCGGTTGGCAGGGCCCGTTCGCCGACGACCAGCTCGGCTGGCTCTGGACGCTACTCAAGATCTTCGCGGTGTCCTTCGTGATCATCTGGCTCCGGGTGTCCTACCCCCGCCTCCGCGAGGACCAGCTCCAGCGGCTCTGCTGGCTGGTGCTGGTGCCGGCCTCCCTCGCGCAGCTGGTCCTCACCGCGGCAGTCCGCATCGCCCTCTGACCCGTCCGCCGGTCAGCGCAGCGGAGTGTGTGCGGGGTTGACTGGCTCGGTCGGCGGTGGGGGCGGGGTGCCGTCGCCGAAGGGGCGGCCACCCAGCGCTTCCCGACCGTGTGGGGTGAGCCAGTTGGACAGGTCGGGGCCGAGGGGGACGATCCCGGTCGGGTTGATGTCGCGGTGCACCTCGTAGTAGTGCCGCTTGATGTGGTCGAAGTCGATGGTGTCGCCGAAACCGGGAGTCTGGAACAGGTCCCGGGCGTACGCCCAGAGCACCGGCATCTCGCTGAGCTTCTGCCGGTTGCACTTGAAGTGGCCGTGGTAGACCGGGTCGAAGCGGACCAGCGTGGTGAAGAGCCGCACGTCGGCCTCGGTGATGGTGTCGCCGACCAGGTAGCGCTGGTCGGCCAGCCGCCCGGACAACCAGTCCAGCCGGTCGAACAGCCGGTGGTACGCCTTGTCGTACGCCTCCTGGCTGCCGGCGAAGCCGCACCGGTAGACGCCGTTGTTGACGTCCCGGAACACCACGTCGTTGACCTCGTCGATCTGCGCCCGCAGGTGCTCGGGGTAGAGCTGCGGTGCGCCCTCGCGGTGGTACGCGCCCCACTGCGTGGACAGGTCGAGGCTCATCTGCGCGTAGTCGTTGGTCACCACCTGCCCGGTCGGCACGTCCACGATCGCCGGCACGGTGATGCCACGCTCGTAGCCGGGGAAGCGCTTGAAGTACGCCTCCTGGATGCGCTCGATGCCGAGCACCGGGTCCCGCCCACCGGGGTCCAGGTCGAAGGTCCAGCTGCGGGCGTCGTGGGTGGGGCCGGCCACCGCCATCGAGATGGCGTCCTCCAGCCCGAGCAGCCGCCGCACGATGATCAGGCGGTTGGCCCACGGGCAGGCACGGCTGACCGCGAGCCGGTACCGGCCGGGCTCCACCGGGTACCCGTCCCGCCCGTTCGCCGTGATCCGGGTGGCGATGTACCGCTGGTCCCGGGTGAACTCACCGCCCGGCTCGACGTACTTCCCGCCTGCTGCCTCGCCCACGTCGCCCTCCCGATGCGGTCAGTGTCTCTTCCCTCATCCTTACCGATCTCCGGCTCACCCATGCGCCCTGGGCGCGGATACCCTGCCGGGATGACGGATGTGGAGGCGGCGGCCCGACGTTTCATCGCCGACGTGTGGAACGCGCGCCGCGAGGAGTCCGCGTACGAGTTGATCGCCCAGGAGTGCCCGGGGCTGGGCGGCACCGGACCGGAGGCGACGCTGGCCTGGCACCGGGAGCGGCGGGCGGCCTTCCCGGATCTGCGCTACAAGATCGTGGACGTGGTGGCCGGAGGCGAGCGGGTGGCGGTGCACTGGCGGGCGGCCGGCACGCACGTCGGACAGTTCGGGCCGGTGCCGCCGACCGGGCAGGTGGTCAGCTACTCCGGGGCCACCTTCCTGCGTTTCGACGCGGAGGGTCGGATCGTCGAGGTGTGGAGCTGCAACGAGCTGTTCCAGCTGCTTCAGCAACTCGGCGTCGAGATGCTCCCACCGACCGTCGTCAGCGGGCCCGGGGCGTGATCCGCTCCAGCGGGATGTCCATCTCCCACGGCTCCGGCACGAGAATGCCGTCAGTGAGTCGAGCCTGCTCGACGTAGACCTGCTTCGTCGCGTCGAGCTTGTGGGTGTGTACGACGATGCCGGCCTCGGTCTCTATCCGCCAGAGGTAGGGGATGTCCGCCTCGGCGTAGAGGGCTGGCTTGAGTACCCGATCGATGCTGCGGGACCCTTCCGAGACGATCTCAACCACCAGAAGAACCTGGTCCGGTAGATAGTGCGACGGATTCCGCTCTGCGGCGTCGAGGTAGGTGACCAGCAGATCAGGGATGAAGGAACGCTTCCGCGAGATGCGTACCTCGACACCCTGGGTGACGTCGAGGTCGCGTGGGCAGCTCTCCAGCAGGGCCGAGCCCAGCAGGAGCGCGATGGACTGATGGAGTCGCGTGGGGGAGGGCGACATGAGCAGGTTTCCGTCCAGGATCTCGGGGCGAGGACGGCCGTCGTTGGGCAGGGCGTCCAAGGCGTCGGTCGTCCACTCGCCCGGCGACGGAACGTCGTCGTGCAGCGCGGCGGTCATCGACGGGTCCTTTCCGGTGCGTTCGTTCTCCCCGCGACCACGGTACCGCCGCAGACCCACGGGTGGTGGTCGCGCGCGCCGGGGCCACAGGGCAGGATGGTCGACATGAGCGACCCCAGCGAGCACGGCGGCGCGGCCGGCGGCACCGAGAGCGGCCTCCCGGGCGCGGGTCTGGTGAAGGGGCTGGCGGTCACCCTCAAGACGATGACCAGCCGCTCGACCACCCAGCAGTACCCGGACGTCGCCCCCGAGCTGCCGCCCCGCTCGCGCGGCGTGATCGCGCTGTCCGAGGAGAACTGCACGGTCTGCATGCTGTGCGCCCGCGAGTGTCCGGACTGGTGCATCTACATCGACTCGCACAAGGAGGAGGTGGCGGTGCCCGGCGCCGCCCGCCCCCGCCAGCGCAACGTGCTCGACAAGTTCGACATCGACTTCTCGCTCTGCATGTACTGCGGCATCTGCATCGAGGTCTGCCCGTTCGACGCGCTCTACTGGTCGCCCGAGTTCGAGTACGCCGAGTACGACATCAAGGACCTGCTGCACGACAAGGACCACCTGGGCCAGTGGATGGCCACAGTTCCGCCGCCGCCGGCGCACGACCCGAACGGCGAGCCGGCCAAGGAGGAGACCGCGGCCGCGCGCAAGGCGGCCGCCGCACGTCCGGCCCCGCCGGCGGTACGCCCCGAGCCCGGCGCCGACCCGGGTGCCGCGTCGTGACCGCGCGACAGTCGGCGCTCCCGGCCGGGAGGGCGGCCCGGTGACCGGCGCGGACCTGCTGCTGCTCGCCCTCGGCGCGGTGGCTGTCGGTGCTGGCGTGCTGGTGGTGACCACGAAGCACCTGGTCCGGGCGGGGCTCTACCTGGTGGTCTGCCTGGGCGCGCTGGCCGGCGACTATCTCGTGCTCAGCGCCGAGCTGGTGGCCTGGGTGCAGGTGCTGATCTACGTGGGCGCGGTGGTGGTGCTGCTGCTGTTCGCGGTGATGCTGACCCGGGCGCCGATCGGCGCCTCCGACGACCTGGACCGGCCCGGCTGGCCGGCCGCGCTGATCGGCGGCGGCGCCGGGCTGGGGCTGACCGTCCTGCTGGTCGACGCCTACCGCTGGAGCACGGTGGCGCTGCCCGACGCGGGCACCGCCGAGCGGTTGGGGGAGCAGATCTTCGCCTCGTGGGTGCTGCCGTTCGAGGTGCTCTCCGTACTGCTGCTGTCGGCGCTGGTGGGCGCGGTGGTGCTGTCCCGGCCGGACATCGGCCGGTCCGGTGCGGGAGTGGACGGCACAGCGGCGCCGGACGGGGTGGACGTGACTTCCGGGGGGCGCCGGTGAGACCTGTCATCCCGTACGTCACCGCCGCGTTGCTGTTCGGCCTCGGCGTCTACGGCGTGCTGCGCCGGCGTAACGCGGTGCTGGTGCTGATGGCTGTGGAGTTGATGCTCAACGCGGTGAACCTGATCCTGGTCACCGCGGACACCACCGCCCGATCCGCGCTGCCGCACTCCGGTCAGGTCTTCGCGCTCTTCGTCATCGTCCTCGCCGCCGCCGAGATCGGCGTGGGGTTGGCGATCGTCCTTCAGCTCTACCGGCTGCGCGCCAGCGTGGCGGTGGACGAGGTGCCGTTGACCGAACCCACCGAGTCGCCGCGGACCGCCGGTACGCCGGAGCCAGCCGCCGCCGGCACCGCCGGCCGGGACACGGAGGCGGGCCGGTGACCGGGATGCTGGGCGCTCTGCTGCCCGCCGTACCGCTGGTCGCCGGGCTCCTCGGCCTGCTGCTGCCGCCGGCCCCGCGTCACCCGAGCACAGGTGTGGGCGGCGACGACCGGGCCCGGCGGGTGGCCGTCGCGCTCGGGGTGACCGGCGCGGCCGGCGCGCTCGCGCTGGCCGTCGCACTCCTGGTCACGGTCGACCGGCCCCGGGAGACGTCGACCACCTGGGTCGACCTCGGTGGGCTGACGGTGACCCTCGGCGTGCGGCTGGACGGCGCCGCCGCGCTGGTCGCTGTGGCGGTCGCCGCGGTCGCCCTGGCCGTGCAGGTCTACTCGATCGGCTACCTGCGGCGGGGCCCACACGACGACGTCGACGTCGACCACCGCTACCCGCCGTACGCCGCGCAGATCAGTCTCTTCACCGCCGCGATGCTGCTGGTGGTGGTCGCCGGCGACCTGATCATGCTGCTGGTCGGCTGGGAGGTGATGGGCCTCTGCTCGTACCTGCTCATCGCCCATGACCGCCGGCTGCCCGGTGCGCCCGCCGCCGCGATGAAGGCGTTCCTGGTGACCCGGGTCGGCGACGTCGGGTTCCTGCTCGGCATCGCGCTACTGGGCGTGTCGACGGGCAGTTTCCGGATCGCCGACGTGCTCGCCCACGACCACTCCACCGCGACCCTGACCGCGGCCGGTCTGCTGCTGCTGGCCGGGGTGGCCGGCAAGAGCGCGCAGTTCCCGCTGCACACCTGGCTGCCGGATGCGATGGCCGGCCCGACGCCGATCTCGGCGCTGATCCACGCCGCGACGATGGTGGCCGCCGGGGTGTACGCGGTGACCCGCCTCTATCCGCTGTTCACGGCCGCGCCGGTGACGCTGACCGTGCTCGGGGTGATCGGGTCGATCACCCTGCTGCTCGGCGCGCTCGCCGCCACCGCGCAGGACGACATCAAGCGTGTGCTGGCCTGGTCGACGGTGTCCCAACTGGGCTACATGACCGGCGCGCTGGCGGTCGGCTCACCGTCGGCGGCGCTGTTCCACCTGTTGACCCATGCCGCGTTCAAGGCGCTGCTGTTCCTCGCCGCCGGCGCGGTGATCCACGCGGTGGGCACCACGCTGATGTCGGAGATGGGCGGGCTGCGCCGCAGCATGCCTGTGACCTTCTGGTGCACGGTGGTGGGCCTGGGCGCGCTGGCCGGGGTGCCGCCGTTGGCCGGCTTCTGGAGCAAGGACGGCGTGCTGACGGTCGCCGAGGCTGCTGCCCGTGAGGGCACCGGCCCGGCGCCGTCCTGGGTGGGTTGGCTGGTCTGGCTGGCCGGGCTGGCCGGCGTCGCGATCACCGCCTGGTACGCCGGCCGGCTGCTGCTGCGGACCTTCTTCGGGGCTCCCCGGC
Above is a window of Micromonospora coriariae DNA encoding:
- a CDS encoding Uma2 family endonuclease, which gives rise to MTAALHDDVPSPGEWTTDALDALPNDGRPRPEILDGNLLMSPSPTRLHQSIALLLGSALLESCPRDLDVTQGVEVRISRKRSFIPDLLVTYLDAAERNPSHYLPDQVLLVVEIVSEGSRSIDRVLKPALYAEADIPYLWRIETEAGIVVHTHKLDATKQVYVEQARLTDGILVPEPWEMDIPLERITPRAR
- a CDS encoding ester cyclase — encoded protein: MTDVEAAARRFIADVWNARREESAYELIAQECPGLGGTGPEATLAWHRERRAAFPDLRYKIVDVVAGGERVAVHWRAAGTHVGQFGPVPPTGQVVSYSGATFLRFDAEGRIVEVWSCNELFQLLQQLGVEMLPPTVVSGPGA
- a CDS encoding NADH-quinone oxidoreductase subunit B — protein: MQLPAVLGEPIRFVLNWGRRYSLWVFNFGLACCAIEFIATSMGRHDFIRLGVIPFAHGPRQADLMVVSGTVTDKMAPAIKRLYDQMPEPKYVISFGACSNCGGPYWDSYSVTKGVDQIIPVDVYVPGCPPRPEALLHGILRLQEKIAAEQSGLGGVSRPDLLAAPVDASPRDGAAPRSVDSLTAPPVRPPAAG
- a CDS encoding complex I subunit 1/NuoH family protein; the encoded protein is MPLWVELVLRVGGVLVAFLTLPLLVGQAEHKVMAHMQGRLGPMYAGGFHGWAQLVADGVKFVQKEDITPREADRTVFRLAPAVALVPYLLVLLVIPLGPNDLVGQPLDIGLFFVLAVVGVGVVAVLMSAWASANKYSLLGGLRGAAQLLGYELPLVLAAASVAMAAGTLSLSGIVEAWQPWWLIWQAPAMIIFFVAGLAEIRRPPFDMPVADSELVFGYMTEYTGLRFAFFLLAEYVGIVVIAALTTVLFLGGWQGPFADDQLGWLWTLLKIFAVSFVIIWLRVSYPRLREDQLQRLCWLVLVPASLAQLVLTAAVRIAL
- a CDS encoding RNA polymerase sigma factor; protein product: MSVTRDVRAGEPPPDRLQDTAPGRAEMSFDDFYHAHYRGLVVQLTAYTGDRGHAQDLVQEAFCKAFAQWNRLAGYDDPLAWVRRVAWNLGHNRWRRLRTAQAYLLRQRETHVAGPTPDRVALDAALAKLPPRQRRAVVLHYLADLTVAEIAAQERVAEGTVKSWLHRSRTTLAGYLRDTTEGAENA
- a CDS encoding DUF2252 domain-containing protein, which encodes MSNSVDQRSAHIVAVLTEEFGASMAIDPAAFRRKFRKMAASPFAFYRGSAALFYADQRGDFADDRFLDERTSRVWIHGDLHAENFGTYMNASGQLVFNVNDFDEAYVGPFTWDLRRFAASVALLGYSKALSDTVIGELVAGFAGSYLTELRAIAAGGDDAIGSITLDNADGVLRRVLQQARLNTRVDLLAEQTTVDNYERRFSVGDGVFEVDGDTREKVLAAFEEYLGTLPAASARLRPVAARIKDVVLRKGVGIGSAGLPSYNLLLEGHTQALENDVVIYMKQAQVPAVARYVSDESVRGYFQHQGHRTAESQRALQAHADPWLGFTELDGAGQLVAEVSPYAADLDWSDVNEPEELTGVLADLGRAVARMHSVADDESSHDLVDYSTEEAIVAAVETDERGFVTHLVKFAHAYGLRARQDHQLFVDLFRNGRLPGI
- a CDS encoding glutathione S-transferase family protein; the protein is MGEAAGGKYVEPGGEFTRDQRYIATRITANGRDGYPVEPGRYRLAVSRACPWANRLIIVRRLLGLEDAISMAVAGPTHDARSWTFDLDPGGRDPVLGIERIQEAYFKRFPGYERGITVPAIVDVPTGQVVTNDYAQMSLDLSTQWGAYHREGAPQLYPEHLRAQIDEVNDVVFRDVNNGVYRCGFAGSQEAYDKAYHRLFDRLDWLSGRLADQRYLVGDTITEADVRLFTTLVRFDPVYHGHFKCNRQKLSEMPVLWAYARDLFQTPGFGDTIDFDHIKRHYYEVHRDINPTGIVPLGPDLSNWLTPHGREALGGRPFGDGTPPPPPTEPVNPAHTPLR
- a CDS encoding glucose 1-dehydrogenase, translated to MRAVTVKPGVANSLSLVEDQPEPAPGEGAVLVQALAVGICGTDHEILDGQYGEAPPGSDRLIIGHESLGRVLEDPSGAFQPGDLVAGIVRHPDPVPCPNCAAGEWDMCRNGQFTEHGIKALPGFARDRWRIEPRFAVRLDPALARVGVLLEPTSVVAKAWDHIERIGHRAEWEPQTVLVTGAGPIGLLAALLATQRGLTVHVLDRATSGPKPELVAALGATYHTVPVNDLPFEPDVVVECTGAPSVVIDVMCKAGQTGIVCLAGVSSGGRTIDFDAGALNRALVLENNVVFGSVNANRRHWSMAAQALSRAEQPWLESLLTRRVQVERYAEAYTPEPDDIKVVLEFGV
- a CDS encoding NADH-quinone oxidoreductase subunit C: MTPEEVGARLVALLAPVEATPSVSGGQRYARATVDVPPANWPDALRAARDDTELACDFFDWLSAVDELAEGFDVVAHLWSTRLRHGVLLRTRLPRGEATVASVVDVYPGAAWHERETHEMFGIGFAGHGELRPLLLPPEFEGHPLRKEFVLASRVAKPWPGAKEPGESEAGGGRRPIRPPGVPAPGEWGTTPTPAGAGGAGEGPRGGTPARPAGERPARPAPGARPARTPRPAGTADGPAVPDQPAPGASPGGPVADPPARGERTDDDGGTA